A single window of Nematostella vectensis chromosome 4, jaNemVect1.1, whole genome shotgun sequence DNA harbors:
- the LOC5504272 gene encoding uncharacterized protein LOC5504272, which yields MGCGPSQALTTEHREPIREPLKHTVSEPGNHLESQTTQAHINMTSTQNTKSTAVSGKPIHNEGKNVAISFHSRNYEKAKELGELLRDNGYTAFLISEGSPLALALREQTVSWCDLFVMVVSFNYQRAPYCTELANYAKDKKKPVVSVIIQHNYSPSGCTGAIAKAWGSAITQLSTTQENMQEFLDAVKEKLSGVEASSVAMPTHDKPEGSALKTEKTGGSGVCISYHPDGQAIAGLVRHGKGVSNYNAQANSMSSQGVVMGDPSDSNLEKIKACSVFVPILTPGFQESSKHQQEYEFARANQKQIIPVKGAKFWPTGWLAVGIAGKLYYEMLGQQQAYNPYPNVPDSTPMNDFIFAVMTALEGEKTEEEREKAEIQVLTKELEQYKSKLHSFPPPPRDKSKEVWVPLPSPEQLRTNDTENLRFMQINYTITRMTFAPPKPLFDKYGLPIEQKFDIMLSYNWGIQSFVREVYMELSQQTFQTWMDIWGGMQGNINEAMATAVENSTMLVAFLTEKYQQSVNCNLELKYATMKEKPIIFIKAEKDLVLKDWIQQLVDKSVVFEMSSSGDFKVEDKGVPKAKRLGEAARNIVQWAAKQPKLIRKDVSEEVYKLQDMLEDARCAFADQESRKRFETCTRCEARFDPTVDKSGCKRHRAYYMGGNIIAGRWVCCSQRGKATLGCEPCDHFTTQRKWEEMAGFGGCFQFNPK from the exons ATGGGATGTGGGCCGAGTCAAGCTCTGACCACGGAACATCGAGAGCCGATTAGAGAACCTTTAAAGCATACTGTGTCCGAGCCAGGTAATCATTTAGAATCTCAAACTACTCAAGCACACATAAACATGACATCAACACAAAACACGAAGTCGACAGCCGTTAGCGGTAAACCAATTCATAACGAAGGGAAAAACGTGGCTATCTCTTTCCATTCAAGAAATTACGAGAAAGCTAAGGAATTGGGTGAATTGTTGCGTGATAATGGTTACACGGCGTTCTTGATATCCGAGGGAAGTCCACTGGCGCTTGCACTACGTGAACAAACTGTGTCATGGTGTGACTTATTCGTGATGGTGGTCTCGTTCAATTACCAGCGAGCACCGTACTGCACCGAGTTAGCGAACTACGCCAAAGACAAGAAGAAGCCTGTCGTGTCAGTCATAATCCAGCATAATTACTCTCCCTCGGGCTGCACTGGGGCTATAGCTAAAGCGTGGGGGTCAGCCATCACACAGCTGTCAACCACCCAGGAAAACATGCAAGAGTTCTTAGATGCTGTCAAGGAGAAACTGTCAGGTGTCGAAGCCAGCTCTGTTGCCATGCCAACCCATGATAAGCCTGAAGGGTCTGCTTTGAAGACGGAGAAGACGGGAGGGTCTGGTGTGTGTATTTCTTaccaccctgatggacaggcTATCGCTGGACTTGTGCGACATGGTAAAGGGGTGTCCAACTATAATGCCCAAGCCAACTCGATGTCAAGTCAGGGTGTTGTTATGGGTGATCCTAGTGACTCTAATCTGGAAAAGATCAAGGCCTGCAGTGTCTTTGTTCCAATTCTAACGCCCGGTTTCCAGGAGTCTTCCAAACACCAGCAAGAGTATGAATTTGCTCGCGCGAATCAGAAGCAAATTATTCCAGTCAAAGGAGCCAAATTCTGGCCCACTGGCTGGCTAGCTGTAGGAATCGCAGGAAAGCTTTATTACGAGATGCTGGGCCAGCAGCAGGCATACAATCCTTATCCCAATGTTCCTGACAGTACACCCATGAATGACTTCATATTTGCCGTTATGACGGCACTGGAAGGTGAAAAGACAGAGGAGGAGAGAGAGAAG GCCGAGATTCAGGTGTTGACCAAGGAGTTAGAGCAATATAAATCAAAACTGCACtcctttccccctcccccacgtgACAAATCAAAAGAAGTGTGGGTCCCCCTACCTTCACCAGAGCAGCTACGCACCAACGACACGGAAAACTTGCGCTTCATGCAAATTAATTACACCATCACACGTATGACGTTTGCCCCGCCCAAGCCTCTGTTTGACAAGTATGGCCTACCCATAGAGCAAAAGTTTGACATCATGCTGTCATATAACTGGGGGATTCAGTCCTTTGTGCGAGAGGTCTACATGGAACTCAGCCAACAGACCTTCCAGACATGGATGGACATTTGGGGAGGTATGCAGGGGAATATCAATGAAGCCATGGCAACCGCTGTGGAAAACTCAACAATGCTTGTCGCCTTTTTGACTGAAAAATACCAACAATCCGTCAACTGCAACTTGGAGCTGAAGTATGCCACAATGAAGGAGAAGCCTATCATCTTCATCAAGGCAGAGAAGGATCTGGTCCTGAAAGACTGGATACAGCAACTGGTTGATAAAAGTGTTGTGTTTGAGATGAGCAGCTCAGGCGACTTCAAGGTGGAAGACAAGGGCGTCCCAAAGGCCAAGCGTTTAGGTGAAGCTGCAAGGAATATTGTACAATGGGCAGCTAAACAGCCTAAGCTCATTCGTAAGGATGTATCTGAAGAAGTTTACAAGCTGCAAGATATGTTGGAAGATGCAAGGTGTGCATTTGCCGACCAAGAAAGCCGAAAAAGATTTGAGACCTGCACTAGATGTGAGGCACGCTTCGACCCCACAGTGGACAAGTCTGGCTGTAAGAGGCATAGAGCGTACTACATGGGGGGTAACATCATTGCTGGAAGATGGGTATGCTGCAGTCAAAGAGGAAAGGCTACCCTAGGGTGTGAGCCctgtgaccattttaccacccaAAGAAAATGGGAGGAAATGGCAGGCTTTGGAGGGTGCTTTCAATTTAATCCTAAGTAA